One region of Dysidea avara chromosome 1, odDysAvar1.4, whole genome shotgun sequence genomic DNA includes:
- the LOC136247387 gene encoding KRAB-A domain-containing protein 2-like, whose product MHTYHILLMILICHFQLFYTEADDIASARFRQYVKEKRFQLKDYGSYELTQLLVTPVSKPEKANINSLFGGFRRVVHCDEMFDVIQSVHEKGSGHSGVQKTFEVVSRNYDGIPRSCVREYCKLCPTCACKKPQLTKAPLKPIITKCFHLRGQVDLVDMRSCSDGAYNWIGHYKDHFSKFSILWAQRRKCAQETIDCIERFVFAYLGVPKILQSDNGREFDNETFYQMVKQWSQQAIVIRGRPRHPQSNGCVEQANGTMKHMLQSLMCQLKTKEWVKLIPRIQFTMNTQNHATLKTNPYNVVFGIDPSSEPVSGIILAEEDSDGQNSASEEDDFGDKAINGNDSDIDASEDPKTVTAVDPETIKAATSTIADEGGLISAGDNSSITPAVTRHENIRHKTQKRLLDAAEKMASKYNASKKVKCVQFEKGESVTDRVPSQDRGPCDMSRIPGVIIKTSGDFYKVKTEHGVLSRQF is encoded by the exons atgcacacatatcatATACTATTAATGATTCTGATTTGTCACTTCCAATTATTTTACACAgaagcagatgatattgcatcTGCTAGATTTCGACAATATGTAAAAGAGAAAAGGTTCCAGCTAAAGGATTATGGATCATATGAATTGACACAGTTGCTTGTTACACCTGTTAGCAAACCTGAGAAG GCCAATATCAACTCACTATTTGGGGGCTTTAGAAGGGTGGTACATTGTGATGAGATGTTTGATGTTATTCAGTCAGTACATGAAAAAGGAAGTGGTCATTCAGGTGTTCAAAAAACCTTTGAAGTG GTGTCTAGAAATTATGATGGTATTCCAAGATCGTGTGTGAGGGAGTACTGTAAATTATGTCCAACCTGTGCATGTAAAAAGCCACAGCTAACAAAAGCACCACTCAAACCTATTATCACCAAATGTTTTCATCTTAGAGGACAG GTTGACTTGGTTGACATGAGAAGTTGTTCTGATGGAGCATACAATTGGATTGGTCACTACAAGGACCATTTCAGTAAATTCTCTATATTATGGGCTCAAAGAAGAAAGTGTGCTCAAGAGACTATTGACTGTATAGAGCGTTTTGTATTTGCTTATCTTGGCGTTCCCAAGATTTTGCAATCTGATAATGGAAGGGAGTTTGACAATGAG ACATTCTATCAGATGGTTAAGCAGTGGTCTCAACAAGCAATTGTGATTAGAGGAAGGCCGAGGCACCCACAATCCAATGGATGTGTAGAACAAGCTAATGGAACAATGAAGCACATGTTGCAGTCTTTAATGTGTCAACTCAAGACTAAGGAGTGGGTTAAATTGATTCCAAGGATTCAAT TTACAATGAATACTCAGAATCATGCTACCCTGAAGACTAATCCTTACAATGTGGTTTTTGGGATAGACCCATCTTCAGAGCCAGTTTCGGGTATTATTTTAGCAGAGGAGGACAGTGATGGTCAAAACAGTGCCAGTGAAGAAGATGACTTTGGGGACAAAGCAATAAATGGTAATGATTCAGACATTGATGCATCTGAGGATCCAAAAACTGTGACAGCTGTTGATCCTGAGACAATCAAGGCAG CTACCAGCACCATTGCAGATGAGGGTGGCTTAATTTCTGCTGGTGATAATAGCTCCATCACCCCAG CAGTTACTCGTCATGAAAACATTCGTCACAAGACTCAGAAACGTTTATTGGATGCAGCAGAGAAGATGGCATCTAAGTACAATGCTTCAAAAAAAGTGAAATGTGTACAGTTTGAAAAAGGAGAATCAGTCACAGACAGAGTGCCATCACAAGACAGGGGTCCATGTGACATGTCAAGAATCCCAGGAGTAATCATTAAAACATCAGGAGATTTTTACAAAGTGAAAACAGAGCATGGAGTGTTAAGCCGACAATTTTGA
- the LOC136250998 gene encoding uncharacterized protein, which produces MRLLEQPPEGARVLWLHVVISDYLRLLEDHVQKSRAQRLTILNCFFTKKLLETGYSGVQNWYSKPLDNDENRTSQ; this is translated from the exons ATGCGGTTACTGGAGCAACCACCCGAGGGAGCTCGAGTGTTGTGGCTACATGTG GTAATATCAGACTACCTAAGGCTTTTAGAAGATCATGTTCAGAAG AGTCGTGCCCAACGTTTAACTATTCTTAACTGTTTCTTTACAAAGAAGCTACTAGAGACAGGCTACTCTGGTGTGCAGAACTGGTACTCAAAG CCACTGGACAATGATG AGAATAGAACTAGCCAATAA